One Oncorhynchus mykiss isolate Arlee chromosome 9, USDA_OmykA_1.1, whole genome shotgun sequence genomic window, tatgcaagcaagaatgggctgcctgccatcagtcaggatgtggcccagaagttaattgacagcatgccagggcagattgcagaggtcttgaaaaagaagggtcaacactgcaaatattgactctttgcatcaacttcatgtaattgtcaataaaagcctttgacacttatgaaatgcttgtaattatacttcagtattccatagtaacatctgacaaaaaatatctaaagaccctgaggcagcagactttgtgaaaattaatatgtgtgtcattctcaatacttttggccacgactttaCATACTAcgtcaactaaccagtgcccccgcacattgactctgtatcggtacccccattcacagtgccttgagaaaatattcacccctttggcatttttcctattttgttgccttaaaacctggaattaaaatatatgttttgtgggtttgtgtcatttgatttacacaacatgcctaccacttttaagatgcaaaatagtttttattgtgaaataagacaaaaaaaagcaggaaacttgagcatgcataactattcacctcaaagtcaatactttgtagagccaccttttgcagaaattgCAGCTGCAggtctcttgggatatgtctctataagcttggtacaTCAAGCCActtggatttttgcccattcttcaaggcaaaactgctctaaCTCCTTAAAGTTGGATTggttcctgctggtgtacagcaatctttaagtcataccacagattctcaattagattgaagtctgggctttgactcGACAATTCCAAGACATTTTAATGTTTCCcctttaaaccactcgagtgttgctttagcagtatgtttagggtcattgtcctgctggaaggtgaacctctcaaatttctggaagactgaaacaggtttccctcaagaatttccctgcatttagcgccatccatcattccttcaattctgaccagtttcccagtctctgccgatgaaaaacatccccacagcatgatactgccaccaccatgctggggattgtgttctcggggtgatgagaggtgttgggtttgtgccagacatagcgttttccttgatggccaaaaatctcagttttagtctcatctgactagagtaccttcttccatatgtttggggagtctcccacatgccttttggcaaacaccaaacgtgtttgcttatttattctataagcaatggctttttttctggccactcttccgtaaaacccagctctgtggagtgtacgacttaaagtggtcctatggacagatactccgatctccgctgtggagctttgcagctccttcagggttatcgttggtctctttgttgcctctctgattaatgtctTCCTTGCCTGGtcagtgagttttggtgggcggccctctcttggcaggtttgctgtggtgccatattctttccattttttaataatgtatttaatggtcCTCCATGGGACGTTCaacgtttctgatatttttttataaccgaaccctgatctgtacttctccacaactttgtccctgacctgtttgaggagctccttggtcttcatggtgccatgGTGCACACCTTGCTTAATGGTTttgtagactctggggcctttcagaacaggtgtatatatactgagatcatatgacagatcATGTGATACTTTGATTGCACAGAGtttgactttatttaactaaatatgtgacttctgaaggtaattggttgcaccagatcttatttaggggcttcatagcaaagggggtgaatacatacagtggggagaacaattaTTTTATAcgctgacgattttgcaggtttccctacttacaaagcatgtagaggtctgtaatttttatcataggtacacttcaactgcgagagatggaatctaaaacaaaaatccagaaaatcacattgtatgatttttaagtaattaatttgcattttattgcatgacataagtatttgatacatcagaaaagcagaacttaatatttggtacagaaacctttgtttgcaattacagagatcatacgtttcctgtagttcttgaccaggtttgcacacactgcagcagggattttggcccactcctccatacagaccttctctagacctttcaggtttcggggctgtcactgggcaatacggactttcagctccctccaaagattttctattgggttcaggtctggagactggctaggccactccaggaccttgagatgcttcttacagagccacttcttagttgccctggctgtgtgtttcgggtcgttgtcatcctggaagacccagccacgacccatcttcagtgctcttactgagggaaggaggttgttggccaagatctcgcgatacatggccccatccatcctcccctcaatatggtgcagtcttCCTGTCCcgtttgcagaaaagcatccctaaagaatgatgtttccacctccatgcttcacggttgggatggtgttcttggggttgtactcatccttcttcttcctccaaacacggcgagtagagtttagaccaaaaagctctctttttgtctcatcagaccacatgaccttctcccattcctcctctggatcatccagatggtcattggcaaacttcagacgggcctggacatgcgctggcttgagcagggggaccttgcgtgcactgcaggattttaatccatgacggcgtagtgtgttactaatggttttctttgagactgtggtcccagctctcttcaggtcattgaccaggtcctgccgtgtagttctggactgatccctcaccttcctcatgatcattgatgccccacaaggtgagatcttgcatggagccccagaccgagggtgattgaccgtcatcttgaacttcttccattttctaataattgcgccaacagttgttgccttctcaccaagctgcttgcctattgtcctgtagcccatcccagccttgtgcaggtctacaattttatccctgatgtccttacaccctctctggtcttggccattgtggagaggttggagtctgtttgattgagtgtgtggacaggtgtcctttatacaagtaacaagttcaaacaggtgcagttaatacaggtaatgagtggagaacaggagggcttcttaaagaaaaactaacaggtctgtgagagccggaattcttactggttggtaggtgatcaaatacttatgtcatgcaataaaatgcaaattaattacttaaaaatcattcaatgtgattttctggatttttgttttagattccgtctctcacagttgaagtgtacctatgataaaaaaaaatgacagacctctacatgctttgtaagtaggaaaacctgcaaaatcgtcagtgtattgaatacttgttctccccactgtatgcacACAcctgtaatgaacacgatgggagacagagagctggtttcaagtgcAGGGCGCAACAGGTGAttatttgtaaaggaccacaggaggaggcaggtagctgggtccaaggGCAGGAAGAAGGTCagacacagggggtccaaaaaggcaacagtacaggcaggaaAAAGGATAATAACGTTGTCCGTGAGATCAGAatataggttgataacaggaaatccgatccGGCTACAGTACCGGTAGTGAATAGGCAAAAGGGCattgttagtgaggcaggcaaaaactatcatacacgggaggagtaACTCACGGGGAAAAACAGCCCCCCGAAAAATAAGTGTgtcaaaaaacaaacaatacctcacagtgatggggtgcaaagaactgaactaaatagtgtgtgataatgacatacagatatgtgaacaggtgattagaattcagggGATTGGGATTTGGAGAGTATACtgcattcaggggatctatgtgtttgagagtgtgagctggaaagtgggctggaaagtgagctgcgttcaggggatctatgtgtttgagggtgtgagttggaagcagatgcTGTTCTTTGAAAAACTCATTTTTGTGcaatttctagctagctactatttgAAACTGTGACATGTGTCAGACggttttcactgtctgtcctcatgcaTTTGTTATTTATGTGTGCCTACAAAATAAGTGTCCCACAAGCGGTGGGAGTTAAATCATTACACGAAGAGATTATTCATTGGGattttaatttgaataacaaatacattttttcaaaACTTTACTATCGCAAATTCTATATGTGATCTGAGCATTATTCCACAGGCTCTATTGAATCAGGTCGCAGGCAGCATATGGCCCCCGGGTCGGTCTTTGCCCAGGCCTGGTCTACACCTCTGCAATCTTTCACAGCACTGTGCCTCTCTGGAAACATTCACTACACTGCAATCAAACAACGTACCACATTTGACCACTGCAAGGGGAAGTCTAACTGCACATGACATGTTAGTTTTAATGctacatgcacaagtacagtgaaatgcctatcTTGCTAGCTTTAAcctcaacaatgcagtaatcaataacaatgtaatactaaaaataacaaaaacgCACAAGATATAAAAACAAGAACACGAtaaagtaagcatactatatacagggtcagttccagtaccatatgtACAATGTCCAGGCTCCTGGATCGATAGCgattgatacagtatgtataggggtaaggtgactaggcgtCAGGGTATATGATAatcagagtagcagcagcaaaaattatgattgtatgtgagtgggtgtgtttcAATTCAGTAttaatgtatgtgcatattatgtgtttgagcaaatgatggagtgagtgttttgtatgtgtgttggagtatcagtgtgtgtggtgtataggGCCCGGTGAGTGTGCATAGTTAACACAGACAACCACAGCCACACCCCTCAAGTACTGGCAAAATTACAGACATATCACCCGTTATTCTGGACCAATGATTGTCTGCTCTGGAACAATGATTGTATGAATGGACAAAGCTATCGATCACatgacaccattcattcctacagtactttcggaaagtattcagaccccttgaatacttccacatttttttacagccttgttctaaaatgtattcaattgtcaatctacacacactacctcataatggcaaagcaaaaacgggtttttagaaatgcttcagtttagggattgtgccaggtttcttccacatgtgacatttggcattcaggccaaggagttcaatcttggtttcataagaTCAGAGCTTGctcttgtttcccatggtctgagagtcctttaggtgccttttggcaaactccaagcgagctgtcatgtgccttttactgaggagtagcttcggtctggccactctaccataaaagcctgattggtggagtgttgcagagatagttgtctttctggaagtttctaccatctccacagaggaatacatttgccaaatgttgctttgtcattatgggatattgtgtgtagattgatgggggaaatgttttatttaatccattttagaaaaatgctgtaacgtaacaaaatgtggaaaaagagaaggggtctgaataatttccaaatgcactgtgaaTACAATAGTGCATTGATGCCATATTAAGACAGTTAAGATGGCGTTTAATGGAGACATGCACAGTTTGAGCTACTCGacgacatacagtgccttgcgaaagtattcggcccccttgaactttgcgaccttttgccacatttcaggcttcaaacataaagatataaaactgtatttttttgtgaagaatcaacaacaagtgggacacaatcatgaagtggaacgacatttattggatatttcaaacttttttaacaaatcaaaaactgaaaaattgggcgtgcaaaattattcagcccccttaagttaatactttgtagcgccaccttttgctgcgattacagctgtaagtcgcttggggtatgtctctatcagttttgcacatcgagagactgaattttttttcccattcctccttgcaaaacagctcgagctcagtgaggttggatggagagcatttgtgaacagcagttttcagttctttccacagattctcgattggattcaggtctggaccttgacttggccattctaacacctggatatgtttatttttgaaccattgctttatgttttggatcattgtcttgttggaagacaaatctccgtcccagtctcaggtcttttgcagactccatcaggttttcttccagaatggtcctgtatttggctccatccatcttcccatcaattttaaccaccttccctgtccctgctgaagaaaagcaggcccaaaccatgatgctgccaccaccatgtttgacagtggggatggtgtgttcagggtgatgagctgtgttgcttttacgccaaacataacgttttgcattgttgccaaaagttcaattttggtttcatctgaccagagcaccttcttccacatgtttggtgtgtctcccaggtggcttgtggcaaactttaaacaacactttttatggatatctttaagaaatggctttcttcttgccactcttccataaaggccagatttgtgcaatatacgactgattgttgtcctatggacagagtctcccacctcagctgtagatctctgcagttcatccagagtgatcatgggcctcttggctgcatctctgatcagtcttctccttgtatgagctgaaagtttagagggacggccaggtcttggtagatttgcagtggtctgatactccttccatttcaatattatcgcttgcacagtgctccttgggatgtttaaagcttgggaaatctttttgtatccaaatccagctttaaacttcttcacaacagtatctcggacctgcctggtgtgttccttgttcttcatgatgctctctgcgcttttaacggacctctgagactatcacagtgcaggtgcatttatacggagacttgattacacacaggtggattgtatttatcatcattagtcatttaggtcaacattggatcattcagagatcctcactgaacttctggagagagtttgctgcactgaaagtaaaggggctgaataattttgcacgcccaatttttcagtttttgataaaaaagtttgaaatatccaataaatgtcgttccacttcatgattgtgtcccacttgttgttgattcttcacaaaaaaatacagttttatatctttatgtttgaagcctgaaatgtggcaaaaggtcgcaaagttcaagggggccgaatactttcgcaaggcactgtagttcagTTGCCAACTTTACATGAGCTTGTAGCCTTTTTTGAGGTGAAGTATAGTGTCCATTTATCAAGTTGTTTAGCTAGCTTCATTCAGCACCAAATTATGTAGACATGCTGAATTGTACAGAGCTTACCCCAGGCTTACCTCCACAACATGTTAAGGCAATGCACATACACAAAATATGAAATTGTCTCAATGCAACGAATGAAGCTAGGCAAAGCAGCAAGGCCTATGTTGACCCTATCCATCAACAGCCaatttctgtactgaatgaaatattaccactacctttttaaaaccatgtctattTATATTTCCATAATAAAAAGCATGAGCTTGATTTAgtgtagagaaaatgatttagtgtagaggtgctgactaacggcgaaCAAACTGTAACCTAtaataatatatactgtatatatatataaacttctatatatataaacttccagtaatttattgggtaaaacaccaactcttttatttatatatatttttgttgttgttgtattttacccCCAATGGACTCaggcgtcctctgaaacatgacccgccaaactgctcttcttaacacccacccacttaacccggaagccagccaaaacaccattcaactgatgACCAAGGTCAGGCGTCCGGCCGTcccaaggagtcactagagcgcaatgagccaagtaaaacccccccggccaaaccctcccttaacacagatgacgctgggccaattatgtgccgccctatgggactcccgatcacagccgcatggatcgaacccaggtctgtagtagcacctctagcactgcgatgcagtgccttagaccgctacgccactcgAGAGGTCcttatctttatttcccaaacacattTCAAcccaatcacaatcactttttGGTATTTGAATAATTTTAGGCACATTTTAACAGGCTcaacacctaacaaacacttgccattggctcaacaattggctcaacttaccccaaggcaaacactTTGACTGTATTAGCCGACACAGGACACAGCTACAACGATGCCCTTTCAttctaggtttaggacctcatattgatgCTTATAGAGACCCAAACTGATGTATAGAACCATcttaaaatgatctactttggtttagatacaagcaccatgaaacctctaacacaataaatTCATTTCATTTGGTAAAAATCTATTTTTTGGACCCAACTTgattaccactttttccatgttgtttcttccttcacaaactccatgaaatgatgacctctttcTAAGTATTTGGTCAAATGGTACATTTtctgtatggtttcctagaaacaagggtggcttAACTTGCCCATTTTTCCACCCCTTACcccttacccctctctcccctatatagTAGTAGTCTTCAGATCTCATTTCTACAGCAGCATACACAGTACAGTTTAAGAGTGCACAGTACATCCTGTACTTGAAAGTGAACAACTAAAATATATGCAACCTCTTAACAGCGCTACTGCACTGTGCCTCTTAATGCAAACCTTTGCTACACTGCCACCAAACAAcagacatatacagtatatcacaaaagtgattGCACCCCTCaaatttttgtaaatatttgagtatatctgagctgcagcacggtggccaagaccatatagcggtttaactggacaggttccactcagaacaggcctcgccatggtcgaccaaagaagttgagtgcacatgctcagcgtcatatccagaggttgtctttgggaaatagacgtatgagtgctgccatcattgctgcagaggttgaaggggtgggtggtcagcctgtcagtgctcagaccatatgccatacactgcatcaaattggtctgcatggctgtcgtcccagaaggaagcctcttctaaagatgatgcacaagaaagcccgcaaacagtttgctgaagacaagcagactaaagacatggattactggaaccatgtcctgtggtctgatgagaccaagataaacttatttggttcagatggtgtcaagcgtgtgtggcggcaaccaggtgaggagtacaaagacaagtgtgtcttgcctacagtcaagcatggtggtggaagtggCATGGtcgggctgcatgagtgctgccggcactggggagctacagttcattgagggaaccatgaatgccaacatgtactgtgacatactgaagcagagcatgatccccctcccttcggagactgggctgCAGGgaagtattccaacatgataacaaccccaaacacacctccaagacgatcagtgccttgctaaagaagctgagggtaaaggtgatggactggccaagcatgtctccagacctaaaccctattgagcatcaaacggaaggtggaggagtgcaaggtctctaacatccaccagctccgtgatttcgtcatggaggagtggaagaggactccagtggcaacctgtgatgctctggtgaactccatgcccaataAGTTTAAGGCAGTGCtagaaaatgatggtggccacacaaaatattgacactttgggcacaatttggacattttcacttaggggtgtactcacttctgttgccagcggtttagacattaatggctgtgtattgagttattttgaggggacagcaaatttgaagtgttatacaagctgtacactcactactttacattgtagcaaagtgtcatttcttcagtgttgtcacatgaaaagatatactcaaatatttacaaaaatgtgaggggtgtactcacttttgtgatatactgtacataacaTGCTGACAGATTGATCACATCAAAGGAAGTCTAGCTGCACTGGTTCTTCAAGACATGTCACATTATGTTACTGGGTAACAGGCTTCAGCTCAAGGTGTGCTAATGTGGATCTGGTGGAAATAGATACACAGAGGTTACACAGAGGTTACATAGAGGTGACACGGTTCTGACCTACTGTAATGCCAATCCTGGTGTGTTTGATTGATTGTTGAGGACAGGTTGCTGTTGGTTCCAGGTTGATAGGGTTCTTCTGTCAGATGGCCAGTAGAACGCAGAGGTGTGGCTGTGCTTGTCTTCAATCTGTCACTACAGTCATAGCTTCTCTGGCCTGGTGGTGTTAAAGTACATATGCATGGATTGGAAATAGTTATTATACTTTACTTTACATTTTATTGTAATGAGAAGCTACATGTTTAGGATAAATTAACTTGGGTGTCTACTTAGTATGTAGTTTTGCTGATGTGTTTTAGTTTTGCTGATTTAATTTGTTCCTACTTAATCAACTACATTCAAAATAATTTTTTTAGCACTTACCCTCCATAGCAAAACGATAGATGCAGTCCTCCTCAGAGGGCTTCAGAACCTGCACCGAAACCATCCCACTATGCTGGCTGCTCACATCGTTGCTGGCACTGCAGTAGTACTGGCTGTCTTCTTCCACAATGCCACAGTGTAGGTGCAGGTCTGCTGAGCTCTGAAACTGGATGTCCTGGGGTTGGGTGGATTGGTACCAGGTGTACTGGACACTTGTGCCCTTTGCACTAGCACAGTGCACTGTCACAGGCTGGCCCCAGCAAGTGTCTCCCATTGAACTCAGGGGCCATACCATGGGTTTGGACACTgccactgggagagagagatgttattTGGATAATGCAAAAGAAAAGGGGAAGGGGAAACTGCCAGTAAAAGTAAAGAGCAAAAATAATCTTACCAAATGTCACAATTAGATTGATGGAAGTCATGATATCAGCATGGATTTTATCAATCCCAACCCAGTACACTCCAGTATCCTCTAACTTGAGATCTGTCATGATGATGAACAACCCCCTTCGCTGTGCATCTATGATCTGAGACCTGTGTCTGAGCTCTCTGTTGGTGAGGTGATCCGAGTCCATTAGAATAACACAGGTCGACCTAGACTCCCCACGACACCAGTACTTCTTACTGAAGAGGTACCGGTTTGTTTGGTACTGGCAGAGCAGACTGAATCCACTCCCAACATTGGCCTGGATTACTGTTTTGTCACACTGAAGCTGGACACTTGCTGGGAAAAGAAACACAACAAATAGTTAGATAAATCATCATTGTTGGTCAACAGCCCTTTCAGACCTACAGAATGTCTTTTTAAATATGTTCTGCAGGTTGAAAATAGCATTTCCTGTGTGCTGATGTACCCTGAATAGTATTCTGTATGCAGTAAATGGTCCTCATCAGTGGTGTAAGAAAATATACTGTGCAGGTACATATCtacttcatatacagtatatacagtaccagtcaaaagtttggacacaactccTCATTCAACGGGTTTTCTTTATGTTAGGAAttatatgaataatgactaaacaatatctacatttGAAACAACTAATGAAACTTACTCTGTTTTagtatatctgattaacaatattaaTTCATGAGGAAGGGATTGTGGAGCATGTAACAGGGggtaattaaataaaataaataccattTCAGCCAGGTTGGAGAAGACTGGAAGTGTGGGTTTTTAAGTAAGCAGAAAGggtcgttaacctatggttgaaccgactcaaCTTAGCTCTGGAATGTTTAGATAAGGCAGAGTGTGTTTTCTCAGGTTTTCCATTAGCTGGAACTGTCTGCTGAATGGTGACGTCATATTTTGCatataaactgttgttcgtggttacatggcaacgcgctccgagaataaatactattatctaattttgataagactggtctctgtctattttatgcaaataggaATCATACAAATTCTTATAAAATAGACTGTATAATTAATAGGAATTATGAAATTCCAGTGacactttatttttactatttttattttcaaatatattttagattttagattttagattcttcaaagtagccaccatttgccttgatgacagcttggcacactcttggcattctctcaaccagcttcacctggaatgcttttccaacagtcttgaaggagttcccacatatgctgagcacttgttggctgcttttctttcactctgcagtccaactcatcacaaaccatctcaattgggttgaggtcggggggattgtggaggccaggtcatctgatgcagcacttcatcactatCCTtcttagcccttacacagtctggaggtgtattgggtcattgtcctgttgaaaaacaaatgatagtcccactaagcgcaaaccagatgggatgacgtatcattgctgtggcagccatgctggttaagtgtgccttgaattgtaaataaatcactgacagtgtcaccagcaaagcacccccacaccatcacacctcatccatgcttcacggtgggaactacacatgcggagatcatttgTCCACCTACtcagcgtctcacaaagacacagcagttggaaccacaaatctcaatttggactcatcagatcaaagcacagatttccaccggtctaatgtccattgcttgtccttctttgcccaagcaagtctcctcttattattggtgtcctttagtagtgttttttttgcagtaattcgatcatgaaggcctgattcacgcagtgtcctctgaacagttgatgttgagatgtctgttacttgaactatgtgaagcatttatttgggctgcaatttctgaggctggtaactctaatgaacttatcctctgcagcagaggtaactctgggtcttccattcctgtggcggtcctcatgagagccagtatcatcatagcgcttgatggtttttgcgactgcacttgaagaaacgttcaaaattcttaaaatgttccatattgactgaccttcatgtcttaaagtaatgatggacttggtcttttctctttgcttatttgagctgttcttgccataatatggacttggtcttttaccatatagggctatcttctgtatacctccccttccttgtcacaacacaactgatgggctcaaacgcattaagaaggaaattaattccacaaattaactattaacaaggcacacctgttatttgaaatgcattccaggcgacta contains:
- the LOC110533028 gene encoding natural cytotoxicity triggering receptor 2-like, with the translated sequence MMRVLYLLLLCETSVQLQCDKTVIQANVGSGFSLLCQYQTNRYLFSKKYWCRGESRSTCVILMDSDHLTNRELRHRSQIIDAQRRGLFIIMTDLKLEDTGVYWVGIDKIHADIMTSINLIVTFVAVSKPMVWPLSSMGDTCWGQPVTVHCASAKGTSVQYTWYQSTQPQDIQFQSSADLHLHCGIVEEDSQYYCSASNDVSSQHSGMVSVQVLKPSEEDCIYRFAMEGQRSYDCSDRLKTSTATPLRSTGHLTEEPYQPGTNSNLSSTINQTHQDWHYSRSEPCHLYVTSV